Proteins encoded by one window of Musa acuminata AAA Group cultivar baxijiao chromosome BXJ2-9, Cavendish_Baxijiao_AAA, whole genome shotgun sequence:
- the LOC103997628 gene encoding filament-like plant protein 7, translating to MDSKTWLWKKKSSEKNIEKEKALELERSLEDLNEQLSSVRTESSAKDDLLAGQAKVAEEAIAGWQKAEAEALSLKQQLDDALLQKKTAEERVVNRDIALKQCMQQLHAVKEEQQFIITNAALKISREQEKTRTSEQKLVETNKRLADLVLENGNLNRILDVKEQLLKELSVSKSKSEANFTDVKSRVDSSEKLNDSLKYELCMLQKELEIRNEEREFNHRSSNAAHRQHLESVKKIAKLETECQRLRVMVSKRLPGPTALAKMKSEVEMLGNNSIETRKKKSTSTNEAFNIKDNIFEGSHNASNKSGASLVERLRSIEYENKILKESLTKKNSELQASHIMLARTTSKLSQVEKKFEELSKGHACIELARSSPATNDLPLSSISEHGGNEDDISCGEPWAYTLISELEHFKGGKPTASSCKSAGISELSLMDDFIEMEKLAVVSADKYLESSLSTLESSLSTLGDCNSCVTTKESCTGPDLSEATGKELVPIKDLSHCSEENNENQVRYVSFESQPSWLQDILRVIIQKHHITQKSLNAILDDVRVALGVWNYSTEAKHKDSLYCSDNLLQQPKHISSYLFDGAINTGMLNAKSGSQLRQSNLEKSVCKLIELVEGIIQRNIKSTNGQHVLSGDNESTFTHTKSASANGYVARAFLWESSELNVVLQNFVTVCSHMLNGKFDLQQFTSQVTSTLDWIINHCFSLQDVSDMKETIRKQFDADESYRVNELKAVIYPAKKVGKRDAYEESNITAERKRPLLSASNGLNNLSRIDDIESKVKDENEHLKYEIMSMELRRKDLEEKLKTFSDKNETLVAQLRKSEKHSGNLQIELAALRESKGQIEDQIINQKLINEDLGTQLTVAKAELNEARQKFSTLEVELEEKSNCCEELEATCLELQLQLESASSKETPKYIMRQEEKKIQAECDIVAASEKLAACQETILNLGKQLKALASPRDAPLFDKVTLSPAIKSNHRLQLLDHLRAENHAKHEETRSPNTKEIICTEAPKPPAAASKNHGAGSLYEHKIHTNHGHRSSIRSIIQLSPEKSPGMLCGLEVSDKHKGGTDPGMLLVAPKRQKGGVRFLRKLLLGRKREQ from the exons ATGGATAGCAAGACATGGCTTTGGAAGAAGAAGTCTTCAGAAAAGAACATCGAG AAAGAGAAGGCCCTTGAGTTAGAGAGATCCTTAGAGGACTTAAATGAACAACTGTCATCTGTTCGAACCGAGTCCAGTGCTAAAGATGATCTTTTGGCAGGGCAAGCAAAAGTGGCTGAGGAAGCAATTGCAG GATGGCAAAAGGCAGAAGCTGAAGCCCTTTCTTTAAAGCAACAATTGGATGATGCTTTACTTCAGAAAAAAACTGCTGAAGAAAGAGTGGTTAATAGAGACATAGCATTAAAACAATGCATGCAACAGCTTCATGCTGTTAAGGAAGAACAGCAGTTCATTATTACCAATGCTGCCTTAAAGATATCACGAGAGCAGGAGAAGACACGAACATCAGAACAGAAATTGGTTGAGACAAATAAGAGGCTCGCTGATTTAGTTTTGGAAAATGGCAACCTCAATAGAATTCTAGATGTCAAAGAGCAGTTGCTCAAAGAATTGAGTGTATCCAAATCCAAGTCAGAAGCAAACTTCACCGATGTAAAGTCTAGAGTTGATTCCTCAGAGAAACTCAATGATTCCCTAAAGTATGAGCTGTGCATGCTTCAAAAGGAGCTTGAGATTCGAAATGAGGAGAGAGAATTCAATCACCGATCATCTAATGCTGCTCATAGGCAACACCTAGAGAGCGTTAAGAAGATTGCTAAGCTAGAAACGGAGTGCCAAAGACTCCGTGTCATGGTCAGTAAGCGGCTGCCAGGACCAACAGCTTTAGCTAAAATGAAAAGTGAGGTTGAAATGCTGGGTAATAATTCAATTGAAACGAGGAAGAAAAAGTCAACTTCCACAAATGAAGCCTTCAATATAAAGGATAATATTTTTGAAGGCTCTCACAATGCATCAAACAAGAGTGGTGCTTCCCTTGTCGAGAGATTACGTTCCATTGAATACGAAAACAAGATTCTCAAAGAATCATTGACCAAGAAAAACAGTGAACTTCAGGCATCACACATCATGTTAGCACGTACTACGTCCAAGCTATCACAGGTTGAGAAAAAATTCGAGGAACTATCAAAAGGGCATGCTTGCATTGAGCTAGCAAGAAGCAGCCCAGCAACAAATGACttgccactttcatcaatttcagaGCATGGTGGCAATGAAGATGACATTAGCTGTGGTGAACCATGGGCTTATACTTTAATTTCTGAACTGGAACACTTCAAAGGTGGAAAACCAACCGCATCATCATGCAAAAGTGCTGGAATATCAGAGTTGAGTTTGATGGATGATTTTATTGAGATGGAAAAATTAGCAGTAGTTTCTGCAGACAAATATTTGGAAAGTTCACTCAGTACATTGGAAAGTTCACTCAGTACATTGGGAGATTGTAATTCATGTGTAACCACTAAAGAATCGTGTACAGGACCTGATTTATCAGAAGCAACAGGTAAGGAGCTTGTTCCAATCAAGGATCTCTCCCATTGCAGCGAAGAAAATAATGAAAATCAAGTTAGGTATGTATCATTTGAAAGCCAACCTAGTTGGCTTCAGGATATTTTAAGGGTCATCATACAAAAGCATCATATCACGCAAAAAAGTTTGAATGCGATTCTTGATGATGTTAGAGTTGCTTTGGGAGTTTGGAATTATTCTACTGAGGCAAAACACAAAGATAGCTTATACTGCAGTGACAATTTACTTCAACAACCCAAACACATTTCATCATATCTGTTTGATGGTGCAATCAATACAGGCATGCTGAACGCTAAAAGCGGTAGCCAACTTCGTCAGTCAAACTTGGAAAAATCAGTTTGCAAGCTTATTGAATTGGTTGAAGGAATCATTCAGAGAAATATAAAAAGTACAAATGGTCAACATGTACTATCTGGAGATAATGAAAGCACATTCACACACACTAAATCTGCATCAGCAAATGGATATGTTGCTCGTGCATTTCTgtgggaaagttctgaacttaatgTGGTTTTACAGAATTTTGTTACTGTTTGCAGTCACATGTTGAATGGGAAGTTTGATCTTCAGCAGTTTACTTCTCAAGTAACTTCAACTCTGGACTGGATTATAAACCACTGTTTTTCGCTTCAAGATGTTTCAGACATGAAGGAGACTATCAGGAAACAATTCGACGCGGATGAATCATACAGGGTTAATGAACTTAAAGCTGTGATTTACCCAGCCAAAAAAGTAGGTAAGAGAGATGCATATGAAGAATCCAATATTACTGCAGAGAGGAAAAGACCTTTATTATCTGCATCAAATGGTCTAAATAATTTGTCCAGAATAGACGACATTGAATCCAAAGTGAAAGATGAAAATGAGCATCTAAAATATGAGATCATGAGTATGGAGCTTAGAAGAAAAGATTTGGAGGAGAAGCTGAAGACATTTAGTGATAAGAATGAAACACTGGTAGCTCAGCTTCGGAAATCAGAAAAACACAGTGGCAATTTACAAATAGAATTAGCAGCACTTAGGGAGTCTAAGGGGCAAATTGAAGACCAGATTATAAACCAAAAATTGATTAATGAAGATCTTGGAACACAGCTAACAGTTGCAAAGGCAGAATTGAATGAAGCTCGTCAAAAGTTCTCAACCCTTGAAGTTGAACTTGAAGAGAAAAGTAATTGTTGTGAAGAATTAGAGGCAACATGTCTTGAACTGCAGCTTCAGTTGGAAAG TGCTTCATCTAAGGAAACTCCAAAATACATCATGCggcaagaagaaaagaaaatccaGGCG GAATGTGAtatagttgcagcttcagaaaagctTGCTGCTTGCCAAGAAACCATCCTAAACCTGGGGAAACAGTTAAAAGCAttggcatcaccaagagatgcaccTCTATTTGATAAGGTGACATTGAGCCCTGCCATAAAATCCAATCATCGGCTTCAATTGCTTGATCATTTGAGAGCAGAGAATCATGCAAAACATGAGGAAACCAGATCTCCTAACACGAAGGAGATCATATGCACAGAAGCACCAAAGCCACCGGCTGCAGCTTCCAAGAACCACGGTGCAGGTTCTCTATACGAACACAAGATCCATACGAACCACGGCCACAGAAGTTCAATTAGAAGTATCATTCAGCTCTCACCAGAGAAGTCACCTGGTATGCTTTGTGGTTTGGAAGTTTCTGACAAGCACAAAGGTGGGACTGATCCAGGAATGCTCTTGGTCGCACCGAAGAGACAAAAAGGAGGTGTTAGATTTCTGAGAAAGCTTTTGCTGGGAAGGAAGAGAGAACAATGA
- the LOC135622140 gene encoding WUSCHEL-related homeobox 4-like, whose protein sequence is MKVHTLGSWEQVPSSPSTSSSLSSSSANNPKRLRPLAPRLTSAAVPTTVATEISAPPKLRKSFSSPMTAKCASIDLDVSLIQMQSGGTRWNPTPEQIKLLEALYQGGLRTPNPVQIERITAELGKYGRIEGKNVFYWFQNHKARERQKQKRSELVALAASAAPLPHPEKEEMKEFHGGSCKRKCRSWGSLELDVEEEGPGDRTLELFPLHPERKQM, encoded by the exons ATGAAGGTCCACACATTGGGGTCATGGGAGCAAGTCCCCTCCTCcccttccacctcctcctccctctcctcttcctcgGCCAACAACCCCAAGCGCCTCCGTCCGCTCGCACCGAGGCTCACCTCTGCTGCAGTCCCTACGACGGTGGCAACGGAGATCTCTGCCCCTCCTAAGTTGAGAAAGAGCTTCAGTTCTCCCATGACCGCCAAATGCGCCTCCATAGACTTAGATGTCTCTCTG ATACAGATGCAGTCAGGGGGAACGCGGTGGAACCCGACGCCGGAGCAAATAAAGCTACTGGAGGCACTGTACCAGGGCGGCTTGCGGACACCAAACCCGGTTCAGATCGAGCGCATCACCGCGGAGCTCGGCAAGTACGGGAGGATCGAGGGCAAGAACGTGTTCTACTGGTTTCAGAACCACAAGGCACGCGAGCGCCAGAAGCAGAAACGCAGCGAGCTCGTCGCCCTTGCGGCTAGCGCCGCTCCTCTTCCCCATCCCGAA AAAGAAGAGATGAAGGAGTTCCATGGCGGGAGCTGCAAGCGCAAGTGCAGGAGCTGGGGCAGTCTCGAGCTGGACGTGGAAGAGGAGGGACCCGGCGACCGGACCTTAGAGCTTTTCCCGTTGCACCCAGAGCGGAAGCAGATGTGA
- the LOC103997629 gene encoding uncharacterized protein LOC103997629 isoform X3, producing MDDMAAAYYHPPPVAAHYPYYPPPQTHAPPLTGTPQTPYHHYLPAPVPPSRTHLSPQHYGTPADHPSRDEVRTLFIAGLPDDVKPREIYNLFREFPGYQSAQLRRSGQSSQAYAFTVFTDQQSALSAMRALNGLMFDLERESTLYIDLAKSNSRFKRSRTDDGVSYSYDKRVRGSVAYSRGFSDSAGAGSHIHMPGMVNSAYSLNDFPSAQSQTNFGYEAKHKILYKLAFVCRCPGFLKLKMQNKNGVPVAFVDFQDTSSSTGARNHLQGTILYSSVGEGMRLEYAKSRMGLRKREKKT from the exons ATGGACGACATGGCCGCCGCTTACTACCACCCGCCTCCGGTAGCCGCCCACTACCCCTACTACCCTCCGCCGCAGACCCACGCGCCGCCGCTCACCGGGACTCCTCAGACGCCGTATCACCACTACCTGCCGGCACCGGTGCCGCCGTCCCGGACCCATCTCTCTCCGCAGCACTACGGTACGCCCGCCGACCATCCCTCACGTGATGAGGTCAGGACCCTATTCATCGCGGGCCTTCCCGATGACGTGAAGCCCCGCGAGATCTACAACCTCTTTCGCGAGTTCCCTGGGTACCAATCCGCCCAGCTCAGGAGATCCGGCCAGTCGTCTCAG GCATATGCATTTACTGTTTTTACAGACCAACAGTCGGCACTCTCTGCAATGCGTGCTCTAAAT GGACTAATGTTTGATCTTGAGAGAGAATCAACTCTATACATTGACCTTGCAAAGTCTAATTCTAGGTTCAAACGTTCACGAACAG ATGATGGTGTATCTTATTCTTACGATAAAAGAGTTAGAGGATCTGTTGCATATTCAAGAGGCTTTTCAGATTCTG CAGGTGCTGGAAGCCACATTCACATGCCTGGAATGGTTAATTCTGCTTACAGCTTGAATGATTTTCCCTCTGCACAAAG CCAAACAAATTTTGGTTATGAAGCAAAGCATAAAAT TTTATACAAGCTTGCTTTTGTATGTAGATGCCCAGGATTCTTGAAATTGAAGATGCAAAACAAGAATGGAGTTCCTGTTGCATTTGTTGATTTCCAG GATACCAGTAGTTCCACTGGAGCCCGAAATCATTTGCAGGGTACCATTTTGTACTCATCAGTTGGGGAGGGCATGCGCTTGGA GTATGCCAAATCGCGCATGGGTCTCCGAAAACGTGAAAAGAAGACATAA
- the LOC103997629 gene encoding uncharacterized protein LOC103997629 isoform X4, whose protein sequence is MDDMAAAYYHPPPVAAHYPYYPPPQTHAPPLTGTPQTPYHHYLPAPVPPSRTHLSPQHYGTPADHPSRDEVRTLFIAGLPDDVKPREIYNLFREFPGYQSAQLRRSGQSSQAYAFTVFTDQQSALSAMRALNGLMFDLERESTLYIDLAKSNSRFKRSRTDDGVSYSYDKRVRGSVAYSRGFSDSGAGSHIHMPGMVNSAYSLNDFPSAQSQTNFGYEAKHKILYKLAFVCRCPGFLKLKMQNKNGVPVAFVDFQDTSSSTGARNHLQGTILYSSVGEGMRLEYAKSRMGLRKREKKT, encoded by the exons ATGGACGACATGGCCGCCGCTTACTACCACCCGCCTCCGGTAGCCGCCCACTACCCCTACTACCCTCCGCCGCAGACCCACGCGCCGCCGCTCACCGGGACTCCTCAGACGCCGTATCACCACTACCTGCCGGCACCGGTGCCGCCGTCCCGGACCCATCTCTCTCCGCAGCACTACGGTACGCCCGCCGACCATCCCTCACGTGATGAGGTCAGGACCCTATTCATCGCGGGCCTTCCCGATGACGTGAAGCCCCGCGAGATCTACAACCTCTTTCGCGAGTTCCCTGGGTACCAATCCGCCCAGCTCAGGAGATCCGGCCAGTCGTCTCAG GCATATGCATTTACTGTTTTTACAGACCAACAGTCGGCACTCTCTGCAATGCGTGCTCTAAAT GGACTAATGTTTGATCTTGAGAGAGAATCAACTCTATACATTGACCTTGCAAAGTCTAATTCTAGGTTCAAACGTTCACGAACAG ATGATGGTGTATCTTATTCTTACGATAAAAGAGTTAGAGGATCTGTTGCATATTCAAGAGGCTTTTCAGATTCTG GTGCTGGAAGCCACATTCACATGCCTGGAATGGTTAATTCTGCTTACAGCTTGAATGATTTTCCCTCTGCACAAAG CCAAACAAATTTTGGTTATGAAGCAAAGCATAAAAT TTTATACAAGCTTGCTTTTGTATGTAGATGCCCAGGATTCTTGAAATTGAAGATGCAAAACAAGAATGGAGTTCCTGTTGCATTTGTTGATTTCCAG GATACCAGTAGTTCCACTGGAGCCCGAAATCATTTGCAGGGTACCATTTTGTACTCATCAGTTGGGGAGGGCATGCGCTTGGA GTATGCCAAATCGCGCATGGGTCTCCGAAAACGTGAAAAGAAGACATAA
- the LOC103997629 gene encoding uncharacterized protein LOC103997629 isoform X6 → MDDMAAAYYHPPPVAAHYPYYPPPQTHAPPLTGTPQTPYHHYLPAPVPPSRTHLSPQHYGTPADHPSRDEVRTLFIAGLPDDVKPREIYNLFREFPGYQSAQLRRSGQSSQAYAFTVFTDQQSALSAMRALNGLMFDLERESTLYIDLAKSNSRFKRSRTDDGVSYSYDKRVRGSVAYSRGFSDSAKQILVMKQSIKCCLYKLAFVCRCPGFLKLKMQNKNGVPVAFVDFQDTSSSTGARNHLQGTILYSSVGEGMRLEYAKSRMGLRKREKKT, encoded by the exons ATGGACGACATGGCCGCCGCTTACTACCACCCGCCTCCGGTAGCCGCCCACTACCCCTACTACCCTCCGCCGCAGACCCACGCGCCGCCGCTCACCGGGACTCCTCAGACGCCGTATCACCACTACCTGCCGGCACCGGTGCCGCCGTCCCGGACCCATCTCTCTCCGCAGCACTACGGTACGCCCGCCGACCATCCCTCACGTGATGAGGTCAGGACCCTATTCATCGCGGGCCTTCCCGATGACGTGAAGCCCCGCGAGATCTACAACCTCTTTCGCGAGTTCCCTGGGTACCAATCCGCCCAGCTCAGGAGATCCGGCCAGTCGTCTCAG GCATATGCATTTACTGTTTTTACAGACCAACAGTCGGCACTCTCTGCAATGCGTGCTCTAAAT GGACTAATGTTTGATCTTGAGAGAGAATCAACTCTATACATTGACCTTGCAAAGTCTAATTCTAGGTTCAAACGTTCACGAACAG ATGATGGTGTATCTTATTCTTACGATAAAAGAGTTAGAGGATCTGTTGCATATTCAAGAGGCTTTTCAGATTCTG CCAAACAAATTTTGGTTATGAAGCAAAGCATAAAATGTTG TTTATACAAGCTTGCTTTTGTATGTAGATGCCCAGGATTCTTGAAATTGAAGATGCAAAACAAGAATGGAGTTCCTGTTGCATTTGTTGATTTCCAG GATACCAGTAGTTCCACTGGAGCCCGAAATCATTTGCAGGGTACCATTTTGTACTCATCAGTTGGGGAGGGCATGCGCTTGGA GTATGCCAAATCGCGCATGGGTCTCCGAAAACGTGAAAAGAAGACATAA
- the LOC103997629 gene encoding uncharacterized protein LOC103997629 isoform X5, whose amino-acid sequence MDDMAAAYYHPPPVAAHYPYYPPPQTHAPPLTGTPQTPYHHYLPAPVPPSRTHLSPQHYGTPADHPSRDEVRTLFIAGLPDDVKPREIYNLFREFPGYQSAQLRRSGQSSQAYAFTVFTDQQSALSAMRALNGLMFDLERESTLYIDLAKSNSRFKRSRTDDGVSYSYDKRVRGSVAYSRGFSDSAKQILVMKQSIKSNLGPKSSEQELAQVFSRCPGFLKLKMQNKNGVPVAFVDFQDTSSSTGARNHLQGTILYSSVGEGMRLEYAKSRMGLRKREKKT is encoded by the exons ATGGACGACATGGCCGCCGCTTACTACCACCCGCCTCCGGTAGCCGCCCACTACCCCTACTACCCTCCGCCGCAGACCCACGCGCCGCCGCTCACCGGGACTCCTCAGACGCCGTATCACCACTACCTGCCGGCACCGGTGCCGCCGTCCCGGACCCATCTCTCTCCGCAGCACTACGGTACGCCCGCCGACCATCCCTCACGTGATGAGGTCAGGACCCTATTCATCGCGGGCCTTCCCGATGACGTGAAGCCCCGCGAGATCTACAACCTCTTTCGCGAGTTCCCTGGGTACCAATCCGCCCAGCTCAGGAGATCCGGCCAGTCGTCTCAG GCATATGCATTTACTGTTTTTACAGACCAACAGTCGGCACTCTCTGCAATGCGTGCTCTAAAT GGACTAATGTTTGATCTTGAGAGAGAATCAACTCTATACATTGACCTTGCAAAGTCTAATTCTAGGTTCAAACGTTCACGAACAG ATGATGGTGTATCTTATTCTTACGATAAAAGAGTTAGAGGATCTGTTGCATATTCAAGAGGCTTTTCAGATTCTG CCAAACAAATTTTGGTTATGAAGCAAAGCATAAAAT CTAATTTGGGTCCAAAGTCTTCTGAGCAAGAGTTAGCACAAGTTTTTTCAAG ATGCCCAGGATTCTTGAAATTGAAGATGCAAAACAAGAATGGAGTTCCTGTTGCATTTGTTGATTTCCAG GATACCAGTAGTTCCACTGGAGCCCGAAATCATTTGCAGGGTACCATTTTGTACTCATCAGTTGGGGAGGGCATGCGCTTGGA GTATGCCAAATCGCGCATGGGTCTCCGAAAACGTGAAAAGAAGACATAA
- the LOC103997629 gene encoding RNA-binding protein L isoform X1, producing MDDMAAAYYHPPPVAAHYPYYPPPQTHAPPLTGTPQTPYHHYLPAPVPPSRTHLSPQHYGTPADHPSRDEVRTLFIAGLPDDVKPREIYNLFREFPGYQSAQLRRSGQSSQAYAFTVFTDQQSALSAMRALNGLMFDLERESTLYIDLAKSNSRFKRSRTDDGVSYSYDKRVRGSVAYSRGFSDSAGAGSHIHMPGMVNSAYSLNDFPSAQSQTNFGYEAKHKMLNNSTYTPQSNPPCPTLFVANLGPKSSEQELAQVFSRCPGFLKLKMQNKNGVPVAFVDFQDTSSSTGARNHLQGTILYSSVGEGMRLEYAKSRMGLRKREKKT from the exons ATGGACGACATGGCCGCCGCTTACTACCACCCGCCTCCGGTAGCCGCCCACTACCCCTACTACCCTCCGCCGCAGACCCACGCGCCGCCGCTCACCGGGACTCCTCAGACGCCGTATCACCACTACCTGCCGGCACCGGTGCCGCCGTCCCGGACCCATCTCTCTCCGCAGCACTACGGTACGCCCGCCGACCATCCCTCACGTGATGAGGTCAGGACCCTATTCATCGCGGGCCTTCCCGATGACGTGAAGCCCCGCGAGATCTACAACCTCTTTCGCGAGTTCCCTGGGTACCAATCCGCCCAGCTCAGGAGATCCGGCCAGTCGTCTCAG GCATATGCATTTACTGTTTTTACAGACCAACAGTCGGCACTCTCTGCAATGCGTGCTCTAAAT GGACTAATGTTTGATCTTGAGAGAGAATCAACTCTATACATTGACCTTGCAAAGTCTAATTCTAGGTTCAAACGTTCACGAACAG ATGATGGTGTATCTTATTCTTACGATAAAAGAGTTAGAGGATCTGTTGCATATTCAAGAGGCTTTTCAGATTCTG CAGGTGCTGGAAGCCACATTCACATGCCTGGAATGGTTAATTCTGCTTACAGCTTGAATGATTTTCCCTCTGCACAAAG CCAAACAAATTTTGGTTATGAAGCAAAGCATAAAATGTTG AATAATTCAACTTACACTCCTCAAAGTAATCCCCCATGTCCAACACTTTTTGTAGCTAATTTGGGTCCAAAGTCTTCTGAGCAAGAGTTAGCACAAGTTTTTTCAAG ATGCCCAGGATTCTTGAAATTGAAGATGCAAAACAAGAATGGAGTTCCTGTTGCATTTGTTGATTTCCAG GATACCAGTAGTTCCACTGGAGCCCGAAATCATTTGCAGGGTACCATTTTGTACTCATCAGTTGGGGAGGGCATGCGCTTGGA GTATGCCAAATCGCGCATGGGTCTCCGAAAACGTGAAAAGAAGACATAA
- the LOC103997629 gene encoding RNA-binding protein L isoform X2, with translation MDDMAAAYYHPPPVAAHYPYYPPPQTHAPPLTGTPQTPYHHYLPAPVPPSRTHLSPQHYGTPADHPSRDEVRTLFIAGLPDDVKPREIYNLFREFPGYQSAQLRRSGQSSQAYAFTVFTDQQSALSAMRALNGLMFDLERESTLYIDLAKSNSRFKRSRTDDGVSYSYDKRVRGSVAYSRGFSDSGAGSHIHMPGMVNSAYSLNDFPSAQSQTNFGYEAKHKMLNNSTYTPQSNPPCPTLFVANLGPKSSEQELAQVFSRCPGFLKLKMQNKNGVPVAFVDFQDTSSSTGARNHLQGTILYSSVGEGMRLEYAKSRMGLRKREKKT, from the exons ATGGACGACATGGCCGCCGCTTACTACCACCCGCCTCCGGTAGCCGCCCACTACCCCTACTACCCTCCGCCGCAGACCCACGCGCCGCCGCTCACCGGGACTCCTCAGACGCCGTATCACCACTACCTGCCGGCACCGGTGCCGCCGTCCCGGACCCATCTCTCTCCGCAGCACTACGGTACGCCCGCCGACCATCCCTCACGTGATGAGGTCAGGACCCTATTCATCGCGGGCCTTCCCGATGACGTGAAGCCCCGCGAGATCTACAACCTCTTTCGCGAGTTCCCTGGGTACCAATCCGCCCAGCTCAGGAGATCCGGCCAGTCGTCTCAG GCATATGCATTTACTGTTTTTACAGACCAACAGTCGGCACTCTCTGCAATGCGTGCTCTAAAT GGACTAATGTTTGATCTTGAGAGAGAATCAACTCTATACATTGACCTTGCAAAGTCTAATTCTAGGTTCAAACGTTCACGAACAG ATGATGGTGTATCTTATTCTTACGATAAAAGAGTTAGAGGATCTGTTGCATATTCAAGAGGCTTTTCAGATTCTG GTGCTGGAAGCCACATTCACATGCCTGGAATGGTTAATTCTGCTTACAGCTTGAATGATTTTCCCTCTGCACAAAG CCAAACAAATTTTGGTTATGAAGCAAAGCATAAAATGTTG AATAATTCAACTTACACTCCTCAAAGTAATCCCCCATGTCCAACACTTTTTGTAGCTAATTTGGGTCCAAAGTCTTCTGAGCAAGAGTTAGCACAAGTTTTTTCAAG ATGCCCAGGATTCTTGAAATTGAAGATGCAAAACAAGAATGGAGTTCCTGTTGCATTTGTTGATTTCCAG GATACCAGTAGTTCCACTGGAGCCCGAAATCATTTGCAGGGTACCATTTTGTACTCATCAGTTGGGGAGGGCATGCGCTTGGA GTATGCCAAATCGCGCATGGGTCTCCGAAAACGTGAAAAGAAGACATAA
- the LOC135622933 gene encoding probable arabinose 5-phosphate isomerase, producing MGSLPPPMPDLPGSAGKIDTGELGLLFQAQRRNLEHFFDHLDLAQAAHFAQTLLDAPGAIFFSGVGKSGIVAHKLAQTLASLGFARASFLNPVDALHGDLGAIFPGDLLVLISKSGASEELLTLVPCARSKGARLLSLTSAADGSGNPLSALCDVNVHLPLQRELCPFGLAPVTSAAIQMVFGDTVVAALMAARRLTKEQYAANHPAGKIGKSLIFKVKDVMKKNTEIPLCKEGDMIMDQLTELTSKGCGCLLVIDEEFHLIGTFTDGDLRRTLKANGADIFNLTVGEMCNRNPRTISPDAMAVEAMQKMESPPSAVQFLPVIDDRNIVIGIITLHGLVSAGL from the exons ATGGGATCTTTGCCGCCCCCAATGCCGGACCTCCCGGGATCCGCCGGGAAGATTGATACCGGCGAGCTCGGCCTCCTGTTCCAGGCGCAGCGCCGCAATCTGGAGCACTTCTTCGACCACCTCGACCTCGCCCAGGCGGCGCACTTCGCCCAGACCCTCCTTGACGCCCCCGGCGCCATATTCTTTTCCGGCGTCGGCAAGTCCGGCATCGTCGCCCACAAGCTCGCCCAGACCCTCGCCTCCCTCGGCTTCGCTCGCGCCTCCTTCCTCAACCCCGTCGACGCCCTCCACGGCGACCTCGGGGCAATTTTCCCGGGCGACCTCCTGGTCCTGATCTCCAAGTCCGGCGCCTCCGAGGAGCTCCTCACCCTCGTCCCTTGCGCCCGGTCCAAGGGGGCGCGCCTCCTTTCGCTCACCTCTGCGGCCGATGGCTCCGGCAACCCCCTCTCCGCCCTCTGCGACGTCAATGTGCACCTCCCCCTCCAGCGCGAGCTCTGCCCCTTCGGTCTCGCGCCGGTCACCTCGGCGGCCATCCAGATGGTGTTCGGGGACACCGTCGTCGCTGCCCTCATGGCCGCGCGTCGGCTCACCAAAGAGCAGTACGCGGCCAACCACCCCGCCGGAAAGATTGGGAAAAGCCTCATCTTTAAG GTGAAGGATGTAATGAAGAAGAATACTGAGATTCCTTTGTGCAAGGAAGGAGACATGATAATGGATCAGTTGACAGAGTTGACAAGCAAAGGGTGTGGATGTCTGCTCGTCATCGATGAGGAGTTTCATCTAATTGGAACCTTTACGGATGGTGACCTCCGGCGCACGCTCAAGGCCAATGGTGCCGACATCTTCAATCTCACAGTTGGTGAGATGTGCAACAG AAATCCAAGAACAATCAGCCCGGACGCCATGGCAGTCGAGGCAATGCAGAAGATGGAATCACCCCCTTCTGCTGTGCAGTTCTTACCTGTCATCGATGACCGCAACATCGTGATTGGTATCATCACCTTGCATGGACTGGTTTCAGCAGGCTTGTGA